The DNA segment GGTGAAGAAACTCCACTGCAACGGACATCTGGCGAAGGATGTTGCCGAAAAGGCAGGCAGAGGCATGTGCAAGTGCACATGTCAACAAGCGTATTCATCAATGTGCGATCTGCGAAGCGTGAAAGAAGCTGAGCTTCCGACAGGCTTTTATGTAGATTCGCGCGTAATTTGATACCGTATCGTGGCGGGTAGTTAACGGGGGGTTTACTAATGATACGTTCGATGCTATCAACCGACTGACGAAGACACCAAGGGATTAGAAGCATTAGAGTTGGGATCGGTGTTGAATTTCAACGGTCATAAAAGCGTGCTCCGTCCAATGCGCGTCAAGGATTTCTCCGGTGTTTAAAGTTGTCTTCTGCTTTCGATAATGTTACCCGTTTTTTATTCACCCCATTTAAACtatttgcaattatttttttaatttcccacaaaaaaacccttataCAAGGATGCATGGTACCAGTGCCTCCCAGATAAAGATGTAAAAATGGCAAAGAGCATACATTTTATCGAAAACGATTTATTATGCCGAGTCATAAATGGTGTCCCGAGGAACCAAGTTGACTTACCACATTTTTACTGCACTGCAAAACAGTTCTAAAAATACGCCGCACTCCCCCTGCCGAATCGAATGTTTTGCAGCGGCAGAAAACATGGCTCTGGCCACGATGCAGCAGAAGTAAATCAGCCGAGTGCCTTCCTGGGTTGCTGCCCCCTATTCCCTCCGATCGTACCGGGCTTGATGGACGTGATCTTGGCGGTGATGAACGACGAACGGAACTGGAAGCCAGCTGGAAGATGCTGGTAGTAGAGACAGAAGAGCACGACACGAACGTTACTAGGTGGGAGTGTTGAAGAAGGAATGTttcgaagaagcaaaaaaaaagtggtgCAATAAATTAAGTCCCGCGAAGTTACCCTGTTGGTATCCTCGAGGCGAGGAGGAGGGGTTAAGCATACTGCTGTGGGGGTTGTAGAACTGGGGAGCTAATTTTAAACCCGCTGCATGTGTACGTTTCTCGAAGAAGCTATGCAATACGCCAGGCGAATTAGGCAGTGCAATACAGACACGTCTCCCACTCATGAGCAACGTGCCAACTCGTTGGAGGGATAGCCAGTTTTATAGCACACGGCTTAAGGAGTACTGTTTTATTATATTCGAAGTTTTATACGCCAGCCCgtacaaaaaatacattattatTACAATGCAATTAATATTTTACTATTGGCGAGCCACCCAAAAATGGTAAACATCTCTAGCCCACGGAGATTTAATCTTCTTCTTGCACTGTGTGCGTTTTATGCCTTTACCTAGGGAGGGTTGCATTCGTTTAATTCGTTCTTTGAAAGTTTTATTGCAGAATGCAGTTCACCTTGAAAATACACTACCACCGCACCCCTAGCCTAGGTACTTCTTTCACTCGCGCTCGCGCTTTTAGCTTCCAATAATCCGGCCCAGACAATCCTTAATGCCAGCCGCTCTCCCCTTTGCGATACGTGCGCGCCCACCCGCGGGCATCCGACTATCGGTggaatgaaacataaaatagCGTGCTTCAGTCTTGCGATTGGGAAGagtgaacgaaaaaaacaaaaccgcgtCTTCTCCATTCGATTTACGACCGCCGGCGTACAGCGCGCTCCTAGTCACTGTTTAAAGGTTTTAAATTGTTCATTTACCGAGCCGAGCGATTTAATCCGCGCAAAAGAAGGGTAGGCAGTTTCGGGTGTGcgtacacattttttttttgcctgttgTAATTGTTCCCCAGCAGCTGAGAATCGTTTCGGAACGGGCGGCCCGGTTATTACCAGAGCGCGATGAGAGATGGTGCGTCTTTAACCAGAAAggcgcacacatgcacgtgGGCAATgggttttaaatttcaattttaacccgtacacaaacacacagagtgGATAAGTTCCATGAGTTGCCACAATTGTTAAGCTTTTGCCCTTTACAGGTTCACCCCCTCTGCCCAGTCCAAGGAAGTGTAGcatctgtgtgtgcgcgcgcgagcggTCCGCGGTCAGTAATCTTTGGCGTGCTTCATCTATGCGCGACCGCGGCGTGAGTTCATCAACCTGCAAGCGTCGTCTGCCAACGGGGTggggtgcgcgcgcgcgctcgccctCCCTTGTCGCTGTTTCAGCTGGAACTAATCATGTGTGGAGAAGctggaaaggaaagaagaatACGCACCACACCAACGCCCTTCGATCCCTTCTGCACCCAGaacagagggaaagaaaatgaaaagaaggaaTAAAAACATACGCACCTTCCGCCCCAAGATGATGAGGCTGCGTAGAAAACTTTGCGCGACCGTGCACGCACAAAACGGGGCGCACAATGGGGTGGAACCGCTCGGTTTGTTGTCCCCCTTTTCGGCTAGGCGAACATAGAACCAAAGAAGAAAACGGAGATGTAAGCTTCGTTTCAGGAGAAGTTTGTTCCCCATTCCTCTACGGTCCTGTTCGTTTCCTCGCTGGCCTACCACCCCAAATGGGGAAAGTAAGCATCCCGGTTTGGCAGAAAAGATGCTATCAAGCGTACGGTGTTAACGATCTCGTTTATGATCGTCGTTACGATTTGTTTCGGATCGTTGAATTTGGAACGATGCGGCTAAAGTGTGCGAAAGAGTGCGGTGGTATTAACGCACGCTGCTAATGGGTGCCTCAGTTAGGTCGGCCGGGACCGCTTCAGCGCGCGGCTGATGACCCCGTGGTGCGAATCAATCCACCAATCAAACGATGGCTATAATTTAGCTCTTGAGCAATTAGGACAATCAGCTTCTTTCAAGCACGCACCGAGATGCAGCGGACATAAAAGCGGAAGGCTACAAATGTGAAACTGCCTGAAGAAGGGCAGAGGAGCAAATTGAAACCAAACCGACGGGTTTACAGTTGTGTTCTTTTTGTAATTTCAACCATCCATCTGCACATTTCCTTTGCATGTTTCTCACTTTCGGTGTTTCATCGAGGGCGCACACCCTTCCGCCCTGTTGAGGATGCACAACAGGACGCGACCAATTCGTGGCTTTGGATAGTGATTTttgggctttttttatttacatccACGCTACACACTAGTCACCAACAAACCGGCATCCCGCGGGTCAATGTAACGAGAAAGTAAACCTAACGGATGGGTTGCCAGTACTCCAGCACATCGGCATACTTTTTGCGCTCTAAAAGAGAAGATGCATACAAATTGATTAGTTACAACAAATACAACAGTCCTTCAAGGCAGCAGCATCCTCCTCCACGACAGTGTTACTAACCAGGGGTAGGAAAATCTTCCGGATGCAGCTGAATGTAGTGGCGGAAGGTGGCATCTTTCTCGGCAAAGTGAGCATCACGCCACTTGTCGGCCATGGTGGCCACGGCACCGACGGCTAGGGCGGCTGCGATGTGCTTTTGAATGCCTGCAGAGAAACGGGGGAAAACAGCCAGGATATTAGACTATTTACCCTCACGGTCGGAACGTTACATCACAGGGCGAACTGCgcgaaacacaacacattaCCGCTGAGCGCTGGACGGCCGGTGCCATAGTTGACGTAGCAAGCGCCGATGAATCCGAACACGCTACCCACCAGCGGGGCCCACTTGTCGTGCAGCCAGGATTTCGTGAACGAGCCCGAAAGCAGCTCCTGGGGTGATTTTCCGccgtacatttttgtttttcccctgAATCGAGATGCGGATTTTCTCCCAACACCGATCGACCAACAACACCTCGTTTGACGCACAGAACGTCAAGCACAGCTGAcagcagagtgaccagaaataccgatttatctgtattcctacccattttttatatgcctaccgattcacagatgaccgccctaaaactaccgattttccatttatcctaccgataatcacagatatttgatttttcaatcgtttaagcttaatctgtggcgcttgggatgctgCTTCAAGGATTGCTATCCTCATTTGTTACTTATCGCGCTGATGCAAGTTTGTTTGCCCGGtagtttttagttttatccgttaaaatttaatgttcataATAAGTACAAAATGTCAGTTGTGCGGATTCCGAGAATTGCTcgtcaaagaaaatcatttaaatttgaatttgaatctcgCTATCGGCGGTTAAAGATTAAAAAGAAATTGatcgttaaaataattgattaaatttaaatggttgcgttctcaacagtgctcctgccgaaatctgccaatataatctggccacactggcccGCAGGAAAAAAGCTCGCTCGAAAGGTCAacaaccgtcgcaaaacgtcaaaaacgaccgtcgccagcgcctccaaatcgttgcgagtttcgctcgctggcgacgtcggttttgatgttttgcgacggttttgcgacgatggccgccaaaaagctcgccttGCCCTGTGGGCAAAGtaaccagaaataccgatgtatatatatgtctagggtttgaaggaaaaaatctcaACTTTGTAATCATTGAATTACAAAACTCAGCCAAACAATTaaatcaatctaaataatCCAGCGAAAATCAAATGACAGCAGGTACGATAAAATCGTATCCGATGGAGCACTGTAGCGGCTCTAAGCGGTCGCGTGGAGGCccgagaaaaagaacttgtcaccactgagaaaaaaatgtacatcTTAGTCCTTCTTTGGCATAGAATTCCAATTTTCagatcgacacttcagaaaaaTCTTCCGCCAAACCGCCAAAttatctggccacactggctgACAGACTGCTATAAAATTGTCATTTGAAATGCTATAAAGACCGTTATTAAAACCAAAAAGGATGTTTGTGAATGTTATGTTGCTTCGTCGTCGTATTTATGAATTAAATTCACATAGGACATGAATTAGGTATGCAATAATTGTTAAATTTCTATAGAAATACAATAAATTAAGTTTTTGCAACAGAATAAGCTATAGTGAAGCGAACTAATGCTGCACATGTACAACTATGCAAAATTCCTATCTGGTTGATCTGCGTTGTTTTGTCTCGCTAACTTTGCCTCTGAACTTGAGGCGATCAAGCACATGATCAACGCGCAACCCTGAAAATTACCAGTCATCAGCACAATCAATTGCTAAGCATTATACCGCACTCCGTTCAAACTTTGTACGTTGGTGCGGTAAAAAATCACTTAAGCCCTAATCTTTTATTTTACGGTAGCTGTTAAAAAAAGTTAGAGATATTCCTTTCCCGAATGACCTTTCTTAACCCATTCGTAATCAGATGTGAGGCTTACAAAATATTCGTCTTTTCCCCCTTGTACCAACAATGTACTTTGAACTGTAGAGGCTCCCAGCACACCCAAATAATCTATTAAAAATgtgtcgttttcttttttgaataGCTTTCTGTCTTATCTACACAACACCCAATAATGCTAGATCACTCCAATGAAGCCACACTGCACACtaccacaaaaaaactcaaacacgGTGAGGATCGTCTTTGTATCGCCCTTTGTACTCTATGATCCAGCCGGTGCCGTGCTGCCCGTGGAACTGATTCACACCACCATCAAGATGCGCCCGCCGCCCGTCGGTTTGATCCCGCACGACCCCACGTTCTCACATGATCTTTCCGGAACGCGACCGACGCCGAAACGCAGCGCATCCGCGTGTACATTCGTACGGTTGAATTTGTTGCttatcaatttaattaatggGCGCTTTCTGGAGGCCCGCACTACGATCGCCGGATGATCACCGGCGGGCAACGTTTTCCGACCGTCAGTCGTTACCGGGCGTTTGTGGTCGACGGTTGCACACACTAGCTGGAGACGGTTCCGTTTCGTAATTGGCTTTCTGTCCGTCTGCAGGCACACACGATCACCCGGTGTCCCTCTCGGCGGGGATACAACAATTGGATAAAGTGCGTAGGGAGAAGCATCCGTGCCAGTGTCAGAAGCAGCTGTCAAAGATCGAGCCTCCGACTGGAACGATGGGTTAGTAGGCGGCAGCATCAACACACATCGTGCACGTGCCCGCACCGTGGTGATGGTAGTGCTACGCAGTACGATTTTCTTACTGTCGGTCAAATTCATCGTTTCAGTGCACCGGCAGCTAAAGCGGCAACACTCGGGCCTGCCGCAGATGGAGTCGCTGTCGCGCTTCAGCAGCATCCCGGTGGTGGAAACCGGCATCAAAACGGCCGGCAGTGTGTACGAGCGGGTGAAAGCAAGCAACGGCCTGCTGACGTGGGGCTTCGAGACGGCCGAATCGCTCACGTACGCACTGATCGACTCGCTGCGCCCGGCCACCAAGATGATCCAGGGGCCGCTGCACCAGCTGGACAGCATCATGTGCAAAAGTCTCGATCTGGTCGAGCAGAAGGTACCCTCGATGTATCTTCCGCCCGAGATGGTACGGTTGATGGTGCGGCACGAACGCAGGGAGATCCGCACCGTACTGAAACTTCGCCTCTGCTTCGTTACCTTTTCTTTTGGCAGATGTTTTGGAACACGAAGGAATACATGTCGGACCATTTGATGAAGCCGGTCCTGTCGCGGGCCAATTCGATGAAAAATTTGGGCCACGCAGTGCTGGAATCGCGCGTCTCCAACTATGCCGCTGGCCGGATCGACGGGGCACTCGTCGTTTGTGACAAATACGTCGAGCGGTACCTTCCGACGGAGCCGCAGGATCAGCCAGACTGTAAGTATGCCGCTTGTATGTGAACGCTGCgagtgtatgcgtgtgtgtgagtgaattTGTGTTGGTAGCTTATCAGCCGGTATCGCTGAGGCGGGCACGTTCCTGGCAGCAGCACGGCTATCATGCGATTCCATTGACCTGCATGATCCCAAGCGAACGGATGATAGGACTGCACGCTACCAGCCATTGCATGCTGATTATGTGCCCAAGCGTGCATGATCGGATGGGCCCTGGCCAACAGTACCCTGTGCGTATTGGTCGGTATTTATAGGTTccgttttcttcatttctttgttttccatCAACATtgtaaatgttattttttgttgaaatttcgTTTCTCATtgcaacaaaacagttttgaaTGATTACTGAAGAAACATGCATGTACAATCCGAATGCAACCAAAATTAACCTCCTCCACCTTCCCCGTCCTTGCCATACAGCGTGCGGTGCAGCTCCACCGGCAGACGACTCGAACGAGATGCACGTCGTGAAAACGTTCCACCGTGGCCAGCAGCTGTCCCGCAAGCTGAAGCGCCGGCTCACCTTCCGCACCCGCCAGGAGCTGAGCGCGCTGAAGAAGCAAAGTACCGAGGCGGTCCACGTGGTGGCGTACGCGGCCGAACTGATCGCGACAAACCCACGGGAGGCGTTGCAGAAAGCCGTCGAGCTGTGGCGCTACCTCAGCAAGGATGAACCCGAAAACCAGGCCCGGCCCCGCACGCTCGAGCAGGTGGCCGTACTGTTGACGCGCGAGTCCGCCCGCAAGATGGTGCACCTGATCAACTTTGTCACCGGTGCGGTCACGCGCGTCCCGAAAGCCGTCCGCGCCCAGACGCGCGAGCTGGTGCATCACTTCCTGTTCGCGACCGAGCGGCTGATGAAGACGGTCCATCTGGAGAAGGCAAAGGCGGCGACACTGTCCGAGGCTAGCGGGCTCGTGCACCGCATTCAGCATACCTACGACGATCTGCAGAACCAAACCAACCTGGCACTGGTAAGTGGGAGCGGAACGTAGCCAACGCATCTCATCTCAATGAGCATTTGTCGCTCAAAAACTACTTTTTGTTATGCACAAAATTACGTATCGTGTTCATGTTCTGATTGGTCGGTTCAAAATTTTTCGCCCTCTCATGCCTTCCCGCCCTCAGCATGGTCAGTTGTCGCTGGCTAACATTGATCGGCACGATTTTATCCATTGGCTTTTGTTGAAAGTGGTAAGTGGACGCTGCAAAATTATCTTCCACACGTTCATCTGCTCTGTGTGTAAAATGTCTTTTTTTGAATtgtaacaatttttttaaaacaatgatTCTTTGCGTATGCACCGACTGATAGCACAGTAACATCCTTTTGTCACGCTGCATCTATTTACAGGAACGCTTGGCAGTCTTTCTTTCCGGGCGCTTGGAGGCGGAAAAGATCACCACCAGTGGAAACCCTCGCCGACGCATACAGCCCCGAACAAACAGCAATCCGATGAATTCGAACATTAACGGCGTGTACtaatttatgtgtgtgtgtgagtgtgtatttgtgtatgtttgtctATGTGGCAACATAAGTCTGACAAGACTGTGTACTACCAAAACAATCCCCCTTTACCTGGAGTACCTCGATCCAAATGGGAAAGTCAGGGTTGCTCTTTTTCCAGTTAGATTCTAAGTGGATCATTAATATGTaataattgttgttgttataaaaaaaagaataaatacaAAGCATGAAAGTTTCAATCTACAAAACACGAATGAAAAAattgcgtgtgtttttttttaaatttaaataattcataaactATACGTCTTTTATTTTGATCATCTTTATACAGCTTTCTGTCTTACGTTGCTAGAGTTTAAAAACTACCCTCATTCACAACACAGGCAGGAGAGTTTCCTGGTTCCGGTCGCGCCACGCACCGACCAATCTTGCTGTGCCCAGCGCGCGTACCAGACACGCTCTGTTCTGTGTGCCGGTCAGTTCTACGAACGGAGcgaaaaataatttaccatTTGCGCTTTCCTTTTTCAGTGTTTAAAAtacgaaacgaaacaagaaacaggaagaaaaaaaaaccagcgaCAACACAACAAGCTTACACTATCGCTAACATAACCATCTACGCTGACTGACTCTCTGTGACTACCTGATCAGCGGAGAAGGAGGTTAATAAGGCACATTTGTTGTTTGCCGATCCCGCCTAGATCCGGGATCCGGGCTGGCATTTCCTACTAGAACGGGTTTCGTGTTTGCTTAAAATTTGGCACTAAAATCACTACGACCACCACGATGGGGCAGAAATTATTGGTACCTGGTTGCTCGTACCGTGAACGAAGCTCTCGATCATACCACACCCAACGGACCCGTTTAGTTACACCGCAACATCGCTATCGATCTCGTTTGGCCGTACCGCTGCGTGGAGCTCGgtgttaaattatttaataactaaaggacacaaacacaccccagcacacacacacacacacagacaacacGTACGCGCTGGAAGAAGTCACTATTACTTAAAGTACAAAATCACATTGACATCTCCAGCGCCTGTCCCGGCAATATTGTGCATCCGGTTCAACCGGTGCCAGTTGGGATATGGCTTTGACGGCATCGGGCACAATGTTTTCGCTGTCTGTCTTTCCGTCGATTCAGTTTCGAGCCTAGGGAGGgaagaaaatcaaaagaaagatCACATGAGTAAGTTTCAAGTGCAGAAAAGGTCCATCATTCTTTTGCGTTACTAAGCATAAGCCCGTTTTGTAAGTGAGTGCAGCATAAACgcataaatattcatattgTAGCGGTTGAGAGCGCCAAAAAACCTGTACGGTAGCATGCAAATATTTGAAAGCGTGTGGTAAGGTTGCAGATGTGTTAAACAAACGCATAAGCTCACAAAGCAAGCATCACACGAAAAGCATTAAAAGTGACGATCACATTCGCGCTGCTCGCTAGGGATGCTTTCTAATGCAAATGCAATAATGAGCAACCCGACAAACAACCCCACAGCCCTCTCTGAAGCAGATCTACGACGATGCTCACACAACTCGTTCACAAACCTTTTCTGTTCGCAGTGGATTTATGATGTGAGGTGTTGGgtagttgttgtttgctgttggtCGGTGATCGGTGTTTTAGCGACACCCTCGCTAGGCATAATGAGATCCTGTGCCCTTGCAGTATGTTCTCCCGAGTGCCTcggtgtgtgtaggtgtgtgtgtgagggtatGGATGTGTCGTGATCGTagtgtcttttttgttgctgacgAGGGATTGCATTGAGATGCTGGTGGTACTAGAACGGTTGAACGCGCAGTGCTTGTTCGTATATTGGTCCCCGTTTGGTTCCGTTTTACACCTTCCCAACAACCCACTAAACAACCCGCTCGCACCCAACACCAGCACTGCCACCCCTTTTACTGCTGTTGTGAACCGGAAtggttgttggtgtgtttggtgctgggcgtggtggtggtagtggtagtgatGGTGCCATTAGTGGTAGCTGCAGTGTCACCGTGATCAATGTTAATATTGTCTAGCTCGATGTCGGAACAGTTGTCCGAGTTGGACAGTGCCGAGTCCATCGAGGTGATGGtgttatttacttttttgtcactgaacgTGTCGCCGGGCCGCTTGGGCAGGAGAGGATCTTCCGCCGAaatgccgttgttgttgtccgATTCTGCGAAtgaaaatggggaaaagaaaCGCCCACATAAAGCTCTCATCCTTTTAGGTGCTCAGGACGTCTGTCACCGCGCGCTGCTCACCCTTACCTTTCTGAGCAAGTGCTCGTGCTTCCTCCTCCTGTTTGGCCTTCACCGTTTCCGGCGTCAGTGTGCCATTGTTAACGCTCTCGATCGCCGTTCGCAGCTGGAAGGAATGGGCAAAGGATATTAGAATGCAACGTGTGCCGTGTTTGGAGCAGCCCAATAGCTTACCTCCTTCAGCGCGACCACACCGACCAGACGGCCAACGTTCGTTACGTACGCATGGTTGATGCCAACCATCGAGAACAGCGAGTGAACCTTCAGGATCGACGTGCGCTCGACCAGCTGGAACGGGGCCGGATCGATGTGCAGATTGCCGACATCGATCGGCTTCGCCATCTCCTCCATCTCCCACGCCTTCTGGTCCTCGGGCGACATGTCGATCACGCGCTCCCGCGGCAGCTGCACCTTCTTCGAGATGCCGGGCGTCAGCGGGGCGACCTCCGACCCGACAATGCTGGGCGTACCGATCGACCCAATCTCCGGATCGGGCGTCACGTCCTGCAGCGTGGCCGACTTGCGGAAGATGATGTCGAACGCGGACCGGATGCGGCTCTCCGTGCCCGTGATCGTCGTGTACGGCGTGTGCACGGGGCTGTGCGGGGACAGCGGGCTGAAGCCCTTCAGCGTGAACGAGTTCGTCTTCTTGAGGATCGATTTCTTCGGCTGCGTCGCGCCAAACACGGGCCCGCTCGTGAGCGACGCGTTCGATTCGCGGCGAGCCTGCGGCGGTAGCATCTCGTTGTTCGCCCGCTCGCGCAGCTTCAGTATGTCCGGTGCCGGCACGACCTCGAACCGGGAGGGGCGGCGCGCCTTGGCCGCCTCGGCCGCTTCCCGCTTCTGGCGCTCCTGCTCCTCCCGGGCCTTCTCCTCCGCTTCCTTCATCAGCTTGGCGGCGACCTCGAGGCGCTTCTCGCGCCCAATGTGCTTGTCGATCATTTTGATCAGCTCGTAGCGCTGTACGCTGCCGAGCAGCGTCCGGTTGTCCGGGCTGTCGACGATCGGCAGGCTGCGCAGGCTCTTGTTCGCCTTCAGTATCTCCTTCAGCTGCTGGTACGAGATTCCCTTCCAGATGTAGCGCACGTCGCGCACCATAAAGTCCTCCACGTAGATGTTGTACATGCCGGACCCGGACGGCAGCAGATCGGGCAGGTAGGGTAGCTTCTTGATGAGTATGATGCTGTCGTACATGGACGGTTGGAGCAGGGCGGCGACGGCATTCGAGATGAGGGCCGCTATCATGACCGGCACGATGTGCGTGATTTGGCCGGTCATCTCGAACACGATCACGCCGACGGACACGGTGTGCGTGACGGCGCCGGAGAAAGCGGCCGCCCCGACCACCGAGTAGCCGCCCGGGATGATCGGGGCCAGCATGCCGCCGTACCGGACGCCGTGCGGGAACCACAGATGCATCGCTTCGCCGATGATCCGGCCGAACGCGGCACCGATTTTGAACACTGGTATGAACATACCGGATGGCACGGGAATGGTTGACGCGATGATCGACATGAAGAACTGGAAAGGAGGGATgagacacacaaaacagtTTAGCATGTGGAGCTCATTTCGCGCACTCGCGCAGCTTACCGTGTagagcaaataaataataaggTTGGCAAACACGTTCGTCTCCGGGGTGCGCCAGTTCGAGACGACGGCCGCCTGCTCGACCGTGAGCTCGTGCTTGGTCCAGGTAAAGTTGGAGAACAGCTGGTGCACCTGGTCGTGTGTGCTCAGCTCGCCGGCAATATACTTTCCGAAGCCCAGCGGAAATGAGAGCGTGGCCACTATGAGCGCCACAATGCCGGGATACAGGAAACGGCTGGAAGGTTAGTGGTAGAAACAGGTTAGAGCATCAAGACGCATCAGGAATTGCGGACGCAACTACTTACTTCTTCTGGAGAAATTTGTTCATCTTTTTGTTCGATCGCATAAACAGCACGTACTTCCGATGGACCCATACGTACAGTGCGCCACCTAGACCACAAACGAGACTGGCAAACGGGGTAGGAAGCTGTCGTCAGTACATAGTCAGCAGCGCTAACGTTCCCTCAACCCTCAACCCCACACTACTTACCCGATCagcgcaaacacaaacagctcCTGCGGGTCGAACGGAAAGTCCGACGTGAAGTTGGTGgaaaacatggccgtcaccGTGTCCGCCTTCTGGAACCAGACGGCCAGCAGCCGGAAGACGGTCGCGCCGCACACCGCGGCAAAGAAGCCGCGCCAGTAGTTGCGTACCGCAAAGTACGTCGTGGTGACCTCGATGCTGAACAGCACGCCCCCGATCGGGGCGGCGAAGCAGGCGCCGACACCGACGGCACAGGCCGCCGCCAGCATCTCCGTGTTGCGCGATTCGTTCTCGTAGATCGATTGGAATGATGTGATGATCTTACTTAGCAGCTGCGACACTATACTAGCTATATGTACAAACGGGCCCTCCTTGCCGAGCGGCATGCCGCTGCCGAGCGTCGCCGTCAGCCCGATCACCTTCGCGACGAGCGTCTTGAACGTGAGGTACTCCTTCAGCGCGACGCCGCGCAGTATCGTCTTCATCTCCGGTATGCCCGAGCCGATGCTCTGCGGTGCGACCAGATGGACGAAGCCGGCCGAAAACAGGATCAGACAGACGGGCAGCGACACCCAGGCGAGGTACTGCAGTACCGGATGGTTCGTGAGATCGCGGTACAGCCACACGCGTGCTGGAGGTTGGGAAGACGGGGGAGCATTCAAGGTTTGCAAATAGTCAATGGAAAAACGGTCGTCTTGTCTAGCCAGCACACTTACAGTTCGTGCA comes from the Anopheles coluzzii chromosome 2, AcolN3, whole genome shotgun sequence genome and includes:
- the LOC120951434 gene encoding chloride channel protein 2 isoform X1; the encoded protein is MQQHRHELDRNAVIVKVPQEDEYVRDFSFEPEFILRRKDSLDIQREKYHRKRLNSRRKRLKRNALLVLAKTAAIVPPPLGHQHRVVEKNDPGEMPVRPDGVENGSRNSETSACLPTTSSSSSRSSTTNMHTSSRSNAMLIDVPSPDDCPAGSGLDDLDPADKDEIRRSIVDIEIEEFYYMYGRYTKDLGEYAKDEARRLRLLERRRKKDDKARNKELLDVRDNKFFKAASWLWRNTFARLGEDWVFLALLGIIMALLSYVMDKGISMCTNSRVWLYRDLTNHPVLQYLAWVSLPVCLILFSAGFVHLVAPQSIGSGIPEMKTILRGVALKEYLTFKTLVAKVIGLTATLGSGMPLGKEGPFVHIASIVSQLLSKIITSFQSIYENESRNTEMLAAACAVGVGACFAAPIGGVLFSIEVTTTYFAVRNYWRGFFAAVCGATVFRLLAVWFQKADTVTAMFSTNFTSDFPFDPQELFVFALIGLVCGLGGALYVWVHRKYVLFMRSNKKMNKFLQKNRFLYPGIVALIVATLSFPLGFGKYIAGELSTHDQVHQLFSNFTWTKHELTVEQAAVVSNWRTPETNVFANLIIYLLYTFFMSIIASTIPVPSGMFIPVFKIGAAFGRIIGEAMHLWFPHGVRYGGMLAPIIPGGYSVVGAAAFSGAVTHTVSVGVIVFEMTGQITHIVPVMIAALISNAVAALLQPSMYDSIILIKKLPYLPDLLPSGSGMYNIYVEDFMVRDVRYIWKGISYQQLKEILKANKSLRSLPIVDSPDNRTLLGSVQRYELIKMIDKHIGREKRLEVAAKLMKEAEEKAREEQERQKREAAEAAKARRPSRFEVVPAPDILKLRERANNEMLPPQARRESNASLTSGPVFGATQPKKSILKKTNSFTLKGFSPLSPHSPVHTPYTTITGTESRIRSAFDIIFRKSATLQDVTPDPEIGSIGTPSIVGSEVAPLTPGISKKVQLPRERVIDMSPEDQKAWEMEEMAKPIDVGNLHIDPAPFQLVERTSILKVHSLFSMVGINHAYVTNVGRLVGVVALKELRTAIESVNNGTLTPETVKAKQEEEARALAQKESDNNNGISAEDPLLPKRPGDTFSDKKVNNTITSMDSALSNSDNCSDIELDNINIDHGDTAATTNGTITTTTTTTPSTKHTNNHSGSQQQ
- the LOC120951434 gene encoding chloride channel protein 2 isoform X2, translated to MHIPIKDEYVRDFSFEPEFILRRKDSLDIQREKYHRKRLNSRRKRLKRNALLVLAKTAAIVPPPLGHQHRVVEKNDPGEMPVRPDGVENGSRNSETSACLPTTSSSSSRSSTTNMHTSSRSNAMLIDVPSPDDCPAGSGLDDLDPADKDEIRRSIVDIEIEEFYYMYGRYTKDLGEYAKDEARRLRLLERRRKKDDKARNKELLDVRDNKFFKAASWLWRNTFARLGEDWVFLALLGIIMALLSYVMDKGISMCTNSRVWLYRDLTNHPVLQYLAWVSLPVCLILFSAGFVHLVAPQSIGSGIPEMKTILRGVALKEYLTFKTLVAKVIGLTATLGSGMPLGKEGPFVHIASIVSQLLSKIITSFQSIYENESRNTEMLAAACAVGVGACFAAPIGGVLFSIEVTTTYFAVRNYWRGFFAAVCGATVFRLLAVWFQKADTVTAMFSTNFTSDFPFDPQELFVFALIGLVCGLGGALYVWVHRKYVLFMRSNKKMNKFLQKNRFLYPGIVALIVATLSFPLGFGKYIAGELSTHDQVHQLFSNFTWTKHELTVEQAAVVSNWRTPETNVFANLIIYLLYTFFMSIIASTIPVPSGMFIPVFKIGAAFGRIIGEAMHLWFPHGVRYGGMLAPIIPGGYSVVGAAAFSGAVTHTVSVGVIVFEMTGQITHIVPVMIAALISNAVAALLQPSMYDSIILIKKLPYLPDLLPSGSGMYNIYVEDFMVRDVRYIWKGISYQQLKEILKANKSLRSLPIVDSPDNRTLLGSVQRYELIKMIDKHIGREKRLEVAAKLMKEAEEKAREEQERQKREAAEAAKARRPSRFEVVPAPDILKLRERANNEMLPPQARRESNASLTSGPVFGATQPKKSILKKTNSFTLKGFSPLSPHSPVHTPYTTITGTESRIRSAFDIIFRKSATLQDVTPDPEIGSIGTPSIVGSEVAPLTPGISKKVQLPRERVIDMSPEDQKAWEMEEMAKPIDVGNLHIDPAPFQLVERTSILKVHSLFSMVGINHAYVTNVGRLVGVVALKELRTAIESVNNGTLTPETVKAKQEEEARALAQKESDNNNGISAEDPLLPKRPGDTFSDKKVNNTITSMDSALSNSDNCSDIELDNINIDHGDTAATTNGTITTTTTTTPSTKHTNNHSGSQQQ